The following is a genomic window from Pseudothermotoga thermarum DSM 5069.
GAAATAGAGGAGTTGAACGAACGAATATGCTGGATCGACTAAAGTCTCACGAAGATAGATATTTAATTGACCATCTTGACAGTGTAACAAATTTAATGCTTAAAAAAGGCAAACTAATAAATTGGGAATTTTTTGATTTGCCCTGGCAGAAAATGGAGAAAATTCTAAAGGTTTGTGGATATTGCCACGATTATGCTAAGGCAACCTCATATTTTCAAGAATACATTGAAAAACGAAGAAAAAAGGGCGTGGAAACAAACCACGCCCTGCTTTCAGCGATAGTCGGCTTTGAAGCTTCAAGAAAACTTGGACTTGATGGAAAAACATCTGCCTTCATATATTTGGTGATAAAGCATCATCACGATAGGCTTGATAACTTTGGACCATTTGAAATTGAACACATGCAAATACTTCAAAACCAAATCAAAACGATCTCAGATGAATTCAAAAGGTGGGTTGAGCAGAAACTAGGGATTGAATTAGAATTATCCCTTGAAAACGAAATCAAGAAAATAAAGAGGCTCTTTCTGCTCAACACAGTTGATGAAAGGGATTACCTTTTTGTCCACTTGTTGCTTTCACTTTTAGCTTCTGCAGATATGGAAGATGCAGCTTTTCATGGTTTAGCGCCTTCTTGGCCCGAGGGAGGGCTAACTGGCAGCTTGATAGATAATTACGTGTCAAAAATTCCTCGGAAAACTAGTATTGATGAACTTCGTCAAAGATTCTACAAAAGCACCTTAGAAAAATTGAAAAAAGCGGCAGGCAATGTTTTTTCTGTAACAGCACCAACTGGTGTTGGAAAAACACTTGTAAATCTTAGAATAGCTGCTGAACTTGTGGGAGAAAACGGTTTGATTGTTTATTGCTTACCATTTATAAGTATCATTGATCAAACAGTAAAGGTTATAGAAAGATTATTTTCAAGTGAAATCGATGCCAATATACTGTTACCGTATCACCATCTAGCAGATCCAGAATACAAAGAATACGAATATGACAAGCCAAACGAACAGCAAACGAGGGTTTTGATCGAAGATTGGCACTCTAAAATAGTTGTTACTACTTTCGTGTCGTTGTTTGAATCATTATTTACAAATCGAAAAGTACCATTCCTTCACAAGCTTTCTAATGCTGTAATCATCTTGGACGAAGTGCAAGCAGTTCC
Proteins encoded in this region:
- a CDS encoding CRISPR-associated helicase/endonuclease Cas3 is translated as MLDRLKSHEDRYLIDHLDSVTNLMLKKGKLINWEFFDLPWQKMEKILKVCGYCHDYAKATSYFQEYIEKRRKKGVETNHALLSAIVGFEASRKLGLDGKTSAFIYLVIKHHHDRLDNFGPFEIEHMQILQNQIKTISDEFKRWVEQKLGIELELSLENEIKKIKRLFLLNTVDERDYLFVHLLLSLLASADMEDAAFHGLAPSWPEGGLTGSLIDNYVSKIPRKTSIDELRQRFYKSTLEKLKKAAGNVFSVTAPTGVGKTLVNLRIAAELVGENGLIVYCLPFISIIDQTVKVIERLFSSEIDANILLPYHHLADPEYKEYEYDKPNEQQTRVLIEDWHSKIVVTTFVSLFESLFTNRKVPFLHKLSNAVIILDEVQAVPYKYWEPIKIMLSMLSKLGTKIILSTATQPGILDNCTELADRNLFKDLDRTKINFCGEIFIEDFAEKLSKLTKEKLIKGQKMLVICNTIRESQNLYLALREAIGSKDIYYLSASVIPKHRLERISKLKSLSKPVICISTQVVEAGVDLSFDYVIRDEGPMDSVVQAVGRCNRNFEKKLGIADIFTVKDERRALSKYIYDSINIDVTRRILEKNKTFSEQQFHGVVEEYFQEIKLISNQDKENLCEKLRNLMFDEIATSFRLIEDKGETVAVYIEYDDEAIQLRKEYNQIVEDNSLTKFEKLAKLSKKYKQMSSYIVDVRIDKRLVENALVVEHGLIVVPSDQLDLWYDKTTGFGRKDGIIEI